Sequence from the Bicyclus anynana chromosome 2, ilBicAnyn1.1, whole genome shotgun sequence genome:
CTCGTCCAGTAATAGCTCCACGATCATCGAGTGCACGCGCGCCATCACGCAGCTGTCGTACAGGTGGGGGTCGAAACGACCTGGAAAACGAATTTTATGACAAAATCATAGATCGCTCTTTGAGGGTTGACGAATAGGTTAGGTTAGCTTAGTTACCTACGCAGCGGCTCGTTCTGCAACTGAGCTAGGCCTCGCCTTTAATGCTAGCAACAAACGGTccattattctcacgtttctgtagcacccacgactataatttgatcgtgtgttggtcactgcgtacatgacttgtatagtatgccgcgtgggtactgccgtttgcttttcagaaacgtgagaataattgaccgtcaatggcgacctttaaaAGGCCTCGCTCTTAAGCTAAGTACACATGACGATTGCCGTTGAACGTGCGTTATACGTTACGCTACGCTTCGCGCTAAAACAAAGTTTTTGTATACGTAGTGTGTTCACAATGGTGTTGGTGGTGGTCAGGCATTAAACGCAGGTTGCCGCAACCACCCTGATACATTAATGTACATTGCCGTGGAAAAAAGAGGAATTCTCGAGAATTCCCCTAGCTATACGGAATAGCTGTGGAATCCTTGAAAAGTGGCGCCAAGGGTACGGTGTAAAGCGTTTACAAAAATCGCGCACAAGCGAAATTGACGTTTCTGTTCCATTCCATTCCGTGGCAGTGTATATTGACCCTTACAAAGGCTAAAGAATCAGCTTTTACCACGAGGCgcagtttttttgttaatataaaatttttagccGAAATTAAATGAATAGTACTTGAACTAATCTCGAACAGGAAACGTGGGAATTGGTGTCTTAGTACCTTAACAAAACAGCAGATCagaattttgatgaaatttaaaaCAGTCATTAGTATAATGATTCCGCGTACCTACCTAGACTAAATCCAGTAGACGTATGAGTTACTCCAGACTACCAACTATTTTCTGTCACATGCAGATCCGTTCAACCGTTTTGAAATTAGATATTAGAGTCAGACCGAAACTGGTTTTCTGGCtgaaaccgaaaccgaaaccgaatattcggccgtggcttcaGTTTCGGCACCGAAACCGAAACTCACGTGGTCCAGTATAAAATTCCTTAAAATACTGAAGTTTGGTGCAAACCCGTACCCATTATTCTGCATTAGGACATGAAATGGAAACACAGTATATAAAGTTTGTTATTAGTACATTACTGCAGCGGCTGGCAAGAGAGAGGCATTAATGGACGAACGTGTGAATGTGGGCCGACGCGAAGCCGAGGTGTAAAAGAAGCAATTTTAAAGCTTATAACCGtcttaagagccgtgatagcccagtggataaggcctctgcctccgagtccggagggtgtgggatagaatccggtccggggcatgcaccgccaacttttctgttgtgtgcattttaagaaattaaatatcacgtgtctcaaacggtgaaggaaaaacatcgtgaggaaacctgcataccagagaattttcttaattctctgcgtgtgtgaagtccgccaatgcgcattgggccagcgtggtggactattggcctaacccctcattcggagaggagactcgatctcagcagtgaaccgaatatgggttgataatgatgatgatgaaccgtCTTACCCATGCATGATAAGACGACCCGCCGTCCTTCCGAGTCCCGTTTGGTCAGCGGCACCAAGTAGCCGGCATCAATGACCGCAGCTATCTTGGGGTCCAGAGGGTCTAGTTTCTGGAACCACTGCGGATACATTTGCCGAATGGTGAGGTACCGTTCCAGCATGGAGCACGCTTGTGGGATGGAGTACTTCTTTGTGCGAAGAAACCGGAGCAAGAAAGGCGTATCTGTAaaaacacataatataatagatcttaattttgtaagtgataataatttttacagagataagtgtaaaataaaataaagttaatagaATGAATAATTAGAGAACGAATTTTTAAATGGAGGAGCCATTTTTTCGAAAGTTAAGGatattattaattctaattGATGAAATGACATGGATAACTTTTTTGTCATTTACCTATTAATTTTGAAACCATTTTCATAATGAATGATTCGATTATAAGAGAAGATTGAGTAATCTTTAAGACTCCAAACCTTCTCTATGTTTTCTAGAACAGAATTTAGCAGTTACATAGAATAAAATTGGCGGACGCTTGCGACTCCGTTCCCgtgaatttctgtttttttataaatctgtacctactgaaaatcgaaatatattataattcagGTCAGGGGTATAACCGTAAAAAGGTGACAAGTtgattattaggtaggtacttgagtGGGCAAGCAATACGGATATTACGAAACATAGGGAATGTAGGTAAAGTAGGCACCTATAACTGCACTTGTCCACCCCACAGCTATTTCGAAATATAATTGAAGTTAACGTACCGGTTCTGCATTTCTTGATAGCTGGATGTTTCTCAATAAAGTGTCTCATTTGCGAAAGGGCCTGCTCTCTCAGCGCCGCCTCCTCCCGTATGTCGACTCTGGCCCTTTCCCTTAATTCCATGGGGAGATCTCCCGTTTCCCGCTCGTTGTTTTCCAATATGGCGGTTCTTTCGTCATCGGTAAGCCTCGGCGCGTCTGGTTTGGGTTTGTGCTCCATTCGGCGTTCTTCGGGCTGGAGGACGGAGGTCGCCATTTTGGTACCtgtaaagataaaattaatcaataaatcaTCACTAATAAATCCTCAATAGTTCCTCGGTTAAAAGGATTCAAATGCCAGCCAGAGGTCtagagttcgatccccggccgttGCACTGTTGTCGTACCTAAATGGCAGGTGTCCACAGATTCACATCGTAGGTACGTATCGCATTGCATCAAacgtattttaatattcttagtaggtatagaaagtcatacaagtgcgtccactgatccacatcgtacgaatcgcatcgaacggattttatctaccgtaaaattaaaaatcagatTTAGagggatctgtggacgcctgcggCTTGGCAATATGCGCTAAACATCTGGTACCTAT
This genomic interval carries:
- the LOC112056702 gene encoding clavesin-2; amino-acid sequence: MATSVLQPEERRMEHKPKPDAPRLTDDERTAILENNERETGDLPMELRERARVDIREEAALREQALSQMRHFIEKHPAIKKCRTDTPFLLRFLRTKKYSIPQACSMLERYLTIRQMYPQWFQKLDPLDPKIAAVIDAGYLVPLTKRDSEGRRVVLSCMGRFDPHLYDSCVMARVHSMIVELLLDEPRSQLLGYTHVNDEAGMQMPHVSLWSLTDVRIMLNCIQNSTPMRHKRTHFVNIPHYGIKFFEFAISLLSDKLKDRVSFHRTSEDLIKYVDPAILPKEYGGTVPLKDMIEDLKRKLLKHREDLLSLDDMCVDLYALEKNDLTQDIHSTAGSFRKLELD